A part of Desulfobacter sp. genomic DNA contains:
- a CDS encoding purine-binding chemotaxis protein CheW, whose product MNASSDAMNQAIQATTVETGKYLTFTLDKEEYGIGILKVKEIIGMIPITPVPRTPEFVKGVINLRGKVLPVVDLRLKFSMGEIPYTERTCIIVVEIDNNDETVLIGIVVDAVSEVLSITAESIEPPPAFGGRLSTEYILGMAKTETGVKILLNIDQVLNQADISALKQEASL is encoded by the coding sequence ATGAACGCATCCAGCGACGCAATGAACCAGGCCATCCAGGCGACCACCGTAGAAACAGGAAAATACCTGACCTTTACCCTGGACAAAGAGGAATACGGCATCGGCATCCTCAAGGTAAAGGAAATCATTGGCATGATCCCCATTACCCCGGTGCCCCGAACTCCTGAATTTGTCAAAGGGGTGATCAACCTGAGGGGCAAGGTGCTGCCGGTGGTGGACCTGAGACTGAAATTCAGCATGGGAGAAATCCCATATACGGAACGGACCTGCATCATCGTAGTGGAAATAGACAACAACGACGAAACGGTCCTCATCGGCATCGTGGTGGACGCTGTTTCCGAAGTACTCAGCATCACCGCAGAATCCATTGAACCGCCACCGGCCTTCGGCGGCAGGCTGTCAACGGAATATATCCTGGGCATGGCCAAGACAGAGACCGGAGTTAAAATACTGCTGAACATCGACCAGGTACTCAACCAGGCGGATATTTCCGCCCTGAAACAGGAAGCCAGCCTATAA
- a CDS encoding cytochrome c biogenesis protein CcdA, whose amino-acid sequence MFTETITFPAAFAAGLLSFLSPCVLPLIPAYFSFITGLSVDELTADNREIRKKVILSTLAYVAGFSTIFILFGASASFIGGLASEYSWAVRYVGGGIILVFGLHLLGIINIKSFQFEKRFHVKETPFHLLGTFVIGMAFGAGWSPCIGPMLGSILIVAGSRETVMEGVWLLAVYSGGMALPFILISVFINSMLNFMKRATRLMGIINKCAGGLLIIIGLLLIFDKFRILAPAS is encoded by the coding sequence GTGTTTACGGAAACCATAACCTTCCCGGCCGCCTTTGCCGCCGGACTGCTGTCATTTTTATCCCCCTGCGTGCTGCCCCTGATCCCGGCCTATTTTTCCTTTATCACCGGCCTGTCCGTGGATGAACTCACCGCTGACAACAGGGAAATCCGGAAAAAGGTCATTCTCTCCACCCTGGCCTATGTGGCCGGTTTTTCAACCATCTTTATCCTGTTCGGGGCCTCGGCCTCCTTCATAGGGGGACTGGCATCGGAATACTCCTGGGCGGTGCGATATGTGGGCGGGGGCATCATCCTGGTCTTCGGGCTGCATTTACTGGGTATCATCAACATCAAAAGCTTCCAGTTTGAAAAGCGGTTTCATGTGAAGGAAACCCCTTTCCACCTCCTGGGGACCTTTGTCATCGGCATGGCCTTCGGCGCCGGCTGGAGCCCCTGCATCGGCCCCATGCTGGGCAGTATCCTCATTGTGGCCGGCAGCCGGGAAACCGTGATGGAGGGTGTCTGGCTCCTGGCGGTCTACTCCGGCGGCATGGCCCTGCCCTTTATCCTGATTTCGGTGTTCATCAACTCCATGCTCAATTTCATGAAGCGGGCCACCCGGCTAATGGGCATCATCAATAAATGCGCCGGCGGCCTGCTCATCATCATCGGCCTTCTGCTCATATTTGACAAGTTCCGGATCCTGGCCCCGGCCTCCTGA
- a CDS encoding (Fe-S)-binding protein: MTDSAIKIGGARKSVFKDKVMEILPDGGNLNACLTCGACASGCPATGLEGMDPRKFLRMAALGMDEEILNSNWIWMCSMCTRCMYVCPMQINIPQLVFNARATWKKEDKPKGIIGSCDMALRSDTCSAMGASEEDFQFVVEDVLEEYQEAQPEFGEMKADVNREGAHYFLNQNSREPVTEPDEMVPLWKIMHQAGADWTYGTKGWAAENYCMFAADDKNWEHIVRTKVKAVEDLGCKVWLNTEUGHELFAVLAGLKKFDIPYNFEIQSIIQLYAQWIREGKLNPSSDWNKDRKITFTVQDPCQLVRKTFGDPVAEDLRYVVKAVVGEENFIDMTPNRSNNFCCGGGGGYLQSGFQEQRRAYGQTKANQILATKADYCITPCHNCHAQVHDLSEVNDHAWETVHLWTLLALSLGILGPNEREYLGDDLKEVDVFHPESAM, from the coding sequence ATGACAGATTCCGCTATTAAGATCGGTGGCGCCCGCAAGAGCGTCTTCAAAGACAAGGTGATGGAGATTCTGCCGGACGGCGGAAACCTCAATGCCTGCCTGACCTGCGGCGCCTGTGCCTCGGGGTGTCCCGCAACGGGGCTTGAAGGCATGGATCCCAGAAAATTTCTGCGCATGGCCGCCCTGGGCATGGACGAGGAAATCCTGAATTCCAACTGGATTTGGATGTGCTCCATGTGCACCCGGTGCATGTATGTCTGCCCCATGCAGATCAACATCCCGCAGCTGGTTTTCAATGCCAGGGCCACCTGGAAAAAAGAAGACAAGCCCAAGGGCATCATCGGGTCCTGCGACATGGCATTGCGCAGCGATACCTGTTCCGCCATGGGCGCCAGTGAAGAGGATTTCCAGTTTGTTGTTGAGGATGTGCTTGAAGAGTACCAGGAAGCCCAGCCCGAATTCGGCGAGATGAAGGCCGACGTTAACCGGGAAGGTGCCCATTACTTTCTGAACCAGAACTCCAGGGAGCCGGTCACCGAACCCGATGAAATGGTGCCCCTGTGGAAAATCATGCACCAGGCCGGGGCCGACTGGACCTACGGGACCAAAGGCTGGGCAGCGGAAAACTACTGCATGTTTGCCGCCGATGACAAGAACTGGGAGCATATCGTCAGAACCAAAGTCAAGGCAGTGGAGGATCTGGGCTGTAAGGTCTGGCTCAACACCGAGTGAGGGCACGAACTTTTCGCAGTCCTGGCAGGACTGAAAAAATTCGATATTCCCTACAACTTTGAAATCCAATCCATCATCCAGCTCTATGCCCAGTGGATCCGGGAAGGCAAACTCAACCCCTCCTCGGACTGGAACAAGGACCGCAAAATCACCTTTACGGTCCAGGATCCCTGCCAGCTGGTAAGGAAAACCTTCGGAGACCCGGTGGCAGAGGACCTGAGATATGTGGTCAAGGCCGTGGTGGGTGAGGAAAACTTCATTGACATGACCCCCAACCGGTCCAACAACTTCTGTTGCGGCGGCGGCGGCGGATACCTGCAGTCCGGTTTCCAGGAACAGCGCCGGGCCTACGGCCAGACCAAGGCCAACCAGATTCTGGCCACCAAGGCGGATTACTGCATCACGCCTTGTCACAATTGCCATGCCCAGGTCCATGACCTCTCCGAAGTCAACGATCATGCATGGGAAACCGTCCACCTGTGGACCCTGCTTGCCCTCTCTTTGGGCATTCTCGGTCCCAATGAACGGGAATACCTGGGGGATGATCTTAAGGAAGTGGATGTCTTCCATCCCGAGTCTGCCATGTAA
- the hrpA gene encoding ATP-dependent RNA helicase HrpA, which yields MKNQLKDIQTLIAKSMCRDRHRLQRSLNQLKKNKENAGPLMKKAHASAARMQARADSIPKVSFDPDLPITAKRQEIIQAVKDHPVVIISGETGSGKTTQIPKFCLEAGRGTAGMIGCTQPRRIAAMTVAKRIAFELNQPLGQSVGYKIRFDDNAPPHAHIKLMTDGILLAETQQDRFLSQYDTIIVDEAHERSLNIDFTLGILRRLVKQRKDLKLIITSATIDTEKFSKAFDNAPVIEVSGRMFPVELIYSPIESQAAGEKSKGRDTGSDDQGYVEAAARAAANILSRTPSGDILIFMPTEQDIGETMEILRGKNHPGINILPLFARLSAKEQAKVFSTGVGRKVVVSTNVAETSLTIPGIKYVVDTGLARIPAYSPRTRTTALPVSPISQSSANQRMGRCGRVENGICIRLYDEESFNGRPFFTAPEILRSNLAEVILRMISLHLGDVSTFPFIDAPAPKSIKDGFDTLLELSAIRPKKQARSKGGRADKRASGKTFVLTPMGRIMARLPMDPKLSRILIEAGESGCLKEAVVITTALTVSDIRQRPADKAQAADQKHAQFKDPSSDFVTLLNIWTACQDAGTRLKSRSIVRKWCIENYLSFKRLREWQDIHRQVTRMLKEHGIVQENPLPRASETDTLKSKEFEHGGPLYIAIHKALLHGYLAGIAHKKEKNTFMAAKGQQAMIFPGSGLFKNAGVWIVAAEYVKTSQLFARCVANIDPAWLEEIAGDLCTRTYSDPHWEKKRGEVIAREQVSLFGLIIVSGRNVAYGKINPNESGELFIRHALVEGEIFQRFGFMDHNMKLTAQVEELENKTRQRDILASEEDIFLFYQSRLPKPFYNIRTFARFIKDQKDDNFLRMSLEDLQKAHVDEEKLSQFPDRLTMDQGEFALSYEFNPGAETDGVTLKVPADSTALVSRSRVDTLVPGLFKEKIEALIKALPKKYRVKLVPVQETAARIARDLPRTDKPLYSLLSAFIRDHYKFTIPAEIWSDSSLPDHLKMRISIRDEKDREIKSLRDLSKLGQFATQRPGTKCSAFDRARERYERTDITEWDFPDLPGHIALEQENGFSRQVFMGLKVDGEKLNLRLFKSRPAALADHKKGVARLFELAYPEDIKALKKDVKTDKVLKRIAPYFNGSGPFQDMVYQNAAREFLEKDIRSREEFQAHVRHLKPALYQKGQEVIRAAVAVGEEYEACFALIQKLSLQYKDRPLPFEVLTRTFNELKNICPPHFPELYTLDRIRHLPRYLSCMAVRARRAAENPAKETKKAELIAPFERRLNALVAGLTDQASQEKADAVEHFFWMLEEYKISVYAQEMKTLFKISAKRLEKALMEIQTMI from the coding sequence ATGAAAAACCAGCTCAAAGACATACAAACACTCATCGCCAAGTCCATGTGCAGGGACCGTCACCGCCTGCAACGCAGCCTCAACCAACTGAAAAAAAATAAAGAAAATGCAGGACCGCTGATGAAAAAAGCCCACGCCTCAGCCGCCCGGATGCAGGCCAGGGCCGACAGCATCCCAAAGGTATCCTTTGATCCGGACCTGCCCATCACGGCAAAAAGGCAGGAAATCATCCAGGCCGTAAAAGACCATCCCGTGGTCATTATTTCCGGTGAAACCGGATCGGGGAAAACCACCCAGATCCCCAAATTCTGCCTGGAGGCGGGCCGGGGCACCGCCGGGATGATCGGCTGCACCCAGCCCCGGCGCATCGCAGCCATGACCGTGGCCAAGCGCATTGCCTTCGAGCTGAACCAGCCCCTGGGCCAGTCCGTGGGATACAAGATCCGTTTTGATGACAATGCCCCGCCCCATGCCCATATCAAGCTGATGACCGACGGAATCCTTCTGGCTGAAACCCAGCAGGACCGATTCCTCTCCCAGTACGACACCATTATAGTGGACGAGGCCCACGAACGGAGCCTGAACATTGATTTCACCCTGGGCATCCTGAGGCGGCTGGTGAAACAGAGAAAGGATCTCAAACTCATTATCACCTCGGCCACCATTGATACGGAAAAATTCTCAAAAGCCTTTGACAATGCTCCGGTGATAGAGGTCTCGGGTCGTATGTTCCCGGTTGAACTGATCTATTCCCCCATTGAATCCCAGGCGGCCGGGGAAAAATCAAAAGGCCGGGACACGGGCAGCGACGACCAGGGATATGTGGAAGCAGCGGCCCGGGCCGCTGCCAATATCCTGAGTCGAACCCCCTCCGGCGACATCCTCATATTCATGCCCACGGAACAGGATATCGGCGAAACCATGGAAATCCTGCGGGGCAAAAACCATCCGGGGATCAATATTCTGCCCCTGTTCGCCAGGCTTTCGGCCAAGGAGCAGGCCAAGGTGTTTTCCACCGGCGTCGGACGCAAGGTAGTGGTTTCCACTAATGTGGCGGAAACCTCTTTGACCATACCGGGCATCAAATACGTGGTGGACACGGGGCTTGCCAGGATCCCGGCATACTCCCCCAGAACCCGGACCACAGCCCTGCCCGTCAGCCCCATCTCCCAATCCTCGGCCAACCAGCGTATGGGGCGCTGCGGCCGGGTGGAAAACGGGATCTGTATCCGCCTTTATGATGAAGAGAGCTTCAACGGCCGCCCCTTTTTCACGGCCCCTGAAATTCTGCGAAGCAATCTGGCCGAGGTCATCCTGAGGATGATCTCCCTGCACCTGGGAGATGTTTCCACCTTTCCCTTCATAGACGCCCCTGCTCCCAAAAGCATCAAGGACGGGTTCGACACCCTGCTGGAACTGTCAGCCATCCGCCCGAAGAAACAGGCCAGATCAAAGGGCGGCCGGGCCGATAAAAGAGCATCGGGCAAAACCTTCGTCCTCACCCCCATGGGCCGGATCATGGCCAGGCTGCCCATGGACCCCAAATTATCCAGAATCCTCATCGAGGCGGGCGAATCCGGATGCCTGAAAGAGGCGGTGGTCATCACCACGGCCCTAACAGTGTCCGATATCCGCCAGCGCCCGGCGGACAAGGCCCAGGCCGCAGACCAGAAGCATGCCCAGTTCAAGGATCCTTCTTCGGACTTTGTCACCCTGCTCAACATCTGGACGGCCTGCCAGGATGCGGGCACACGGCTGAAATCCAGATCCATAGTAAGAAAATGGTGCATTGAAAACTATCTTTCCTTCAAGCGGCTCAGGGAATGGCAGGATATCCACCGCCAGGTCACCCGAATGCTCAAGGAACACGGCATTGTCCAGGAAAATCCCCTGCCCCGGGCCAGTGAAACGGATACGCTCAAGTCCAAAGAATTCGAACACGGCGGTCCCCTGTATATCGCCATCCACAAGGCCCTGCTCCACGGCTACCTGGCCGGCATCGCCCATAAAAAAGAAAAAAACACCTTCATGGCGGCCAAGGGCCAGCAGGCCATGATATTCCCCGGATCCGGCCTCTTCAAAAATGCCGGGGTCTGGATCGTGGCCGCCGAGTACGTTAAAACCAGCCAGCTTTTTGCCCGATGCGTGGCCAATATCGACCCGGCCTGGCTGGAAGAGATTGCCGGGGACCTGTGCACCCGTACGTACAGTGATCCCCATTGGGAAAAAAAGAGGGGAGAGGTCATTGCCCGGGAACAGGTTTCCCTCTTCGGCCTGATCATCGTCAGCGGCCGGAATGTGGCCTATGGAAAAATAAACCCCAATGAATCCGGTGAACTTTTCATCCGCCACGCCCTGGTGGAGGGGGAAATTTTCCAGCGGTTTGGTTTCATGGACCACAATATGAAACTCACCGCCCAGGTGGAAGAGCTTGAAAACAAGACCCGCCAGCGGGATATTCTGGCCTCGGAGGAGGATATCTTCCTCTTTTACCAATCCCGCCTGCCCAAACCCTTTTACAATATCCGAACCTTTGCCCGTTTCATCAAGGACCAGAAAGACGACAATTTTCTGCGCATGTCCCTGGAGGATCTCCAAAAAGCCCATGTGGACGAGGAAAAGCTCTCCCAGTTTCCGGACCGGCTTACCATGGACCAGGGGGAATTCGCCCTGAGCTATGAGTTCAACCCCGGTGCAGAGACAGACGGGGTGACGCTGAAGGTGCCGGCGGACTCCACGGCCCTGGTTTCCCGCAGCCGGGTGGATACCCTGGTGCCGGGCCTGTTCAAAGAAAAAATTGAAGCGCTGATCAAAGCCCTGCCCAAAAAATACAGGGTAAAACTTGTGCCGGTCCAGGAGACCGCCGCCCGCATCGCCCGGGACCTGCCCAGAACGGACAAACCCCTGTACAGCCTGCTATCGGCGTTCATCCGTGACCACTATAAATTCACCATTCCGGCGGAAATCTGGTCGGACAGCAGCCTGCCCGACCACCTGAAAATGCGCATCTCCATCCGGGACGAAAAGGACAGGGAAATCAAATCCCTCCGGGACCTGTCCAAACTCGGTCAGTTCGCAACCCAACGGCCCGGAACCAAATGCAGCGCATTCGACCGGGCCCGGGAGCGATACGAAAGGACGGATATTACGGAATGGGATTTCCCGGATCTCCCTGGCCATATCGCCCTGGAGCAGGAAAACGGATTCTCCCGGCAGGTATTCATGGGACTGAAGGTGGACGGGGAAAAGCTGAATTTAAGGCTGTTCAAATCCCGGCCAGCGGCCCTGGCAGATCATAAAAAAGGCGTTGCAAGACTTTTTGAACTGGCCTATCCCGAAGATATCAAAGCCCTGAAAAAAGATGTGAAAACCGATAAGGTACTCAAGCGGATCGCCCCTTATTTCAACGGCTCAGGCCCTTTTCAGGACATGGTCTACCAGAATGCGGCCCGGGAATTCCTTGAAAAAGACATCAGGAGCCGGGAGGAATTCCAGGCGCATGTCCGGCACCTTAAGCCCGCCCTGTACCAGAAGGGCCAGGAAGTGATCCGTGCAGCCGTGGCCGTGGGAGAGGAATACGAAGCCTGCTTCGCCCTGATCCAGAAGCTTTCTTTGCAATACAAGGACCGGCCCCTTCCCTTTGAAGTCCTGACCCGGACATTCAACGAGCTTAAAAATATCTGCCCTCCCCATTTCCCGGAGCTATACACCCTGGACCGGATCCGTCATCTGCCCCGGTATCTGTCCTGTATGGCCGTCCGGGCAAGGCGGGCCGCGGAGAATCCGGCCAAGGAGACCAAAAAGGCGGAACTGATCGCCCCCTTTGAACGCCGGCTCAACGCGCTGGTGGCAGGGCTCACAGACCAGGCCTCCCAGGAAAAAGCAGATGCAGTGGAACATTTTTTCTGGATGCTGGAAGAATATAAAATTTCAGTATATGCCCAGGAAATGAAAACATTGTTCAAAATTTCTGCAAAACGGCTGGAAAAAGCCCTGATGGAAATTCAGACGATGATATAG
- a CDS encoding CZB domain-containing protein: MNWKEMTIGKKIGLGFGIVLVLLIIVGIMSYTGTRGIVGNAEEVIAGNKLDGNLAQKEVDHLNWANKLNALLTDDKITTLQVETDHTKCAFGKWLYGEGRKDAEHLVPSLAPLFKDIEAPHKQLHDTAIAIGKVFKQADPKLPAMFIQREVDHLKWAAKIRDAFIENKDTLGVETDAARCGLGKWLNSQGARTAYQNGDEDFRRIWDEMVDAHKALHSSAVGIESLLKAGSRQEAVNMFRTTTVPLLETTMGHLGKLRQEAEHELAGMQEGNRIYAEETMPSLERVQSLLYDLRREAKANIMTDEIMLNAAQRTKLSVIILVSAAVVIGLFMAFFISRGIIKVLTRISAGLGEGASQVASAAGQVSSSSQAMAEGASQQAASIEETSSSMEEMSSMTKKNAENATHADGLMKETNGVVDTARNTMSDLTTSMEEITKASEETSKIIKTIDEIAFQTNLLALNAAVEAARAGEAGAGFAVVADEVRNLAMRAADAARDTSELIEGTVKKVENGSQLVSSTNDAFTQVAESAAKVGELVAEISEASREQSEGIGQVNTAISEMDRVVQQNAANAEESASASEEMNAQAEQLRDYVGDLVMMVTGKRELDGNRGGRTRAKALPPQPAAKSRSKKQIATAKQEVRPDQVIPFDDEEGDFKDF; encoded by the coding sequence ATGAACTGGAAAGAGATGACCATCGGCAAAAAAATCGGGCTTGGATTCGGCATCGTCCTGGTCCTTCTGATCATTGTGGGCATCATGTCCTATACCGGCACCAGAGGGATCGTAGGCAATGCAGAAGAAGTCATCGCAGGCAACAAGCTGGACGGCAACCTGGCCCAGAAGGAAGTGGACCACCTGAACTGGGCGAACAAGCTTAACGCCCTGCTCACCGACGACAAGATCACCACCCTCCAGGTGGAAACCGACCATACCAAATGCGCCTTCGGCAAATGGCTATACGGAGAAGGCCGCAAGGATGCCGAACATCTGGTCCCCTCCCTGGCCCCTCTGTTCAAGGATATTGAAGCTCCACACAAACAACTCCACGACACGGCCATCGCCATCGGCAAGGTATTTAAACAGGCCGACCCCAAACTGCCCGCCATGTTCATCCAGCGGGAGGTGGATCACCTGAAATGGGCCGCCAAAATCCGGGACGCCTTTATCGAAAATAAAGACACCCTTGGGGTGGAAACCGATGCCGCCCGCTGCGGCCTTGGAAAATGGCTGAATTCCCAAGGGGCCAGAACGGCATACCAGAATGGAGACGAGGATTTCAGGCGGATATGGGATGAGATGGTTGATGCCCACAAAGCCCTCCATAGTTCCGCTGTCGGTATAGAAAGTCTGCTCAAGGCCGGCAGCAGACAGGAAGCCGTTAACATGTTCCGAACCACAACGGTCCCTTTGCTGGAAACCACCATGGGCCACCTGGGTAAACTCAGGCAAGAGGCCGAGCATGAACTTGCCGGCATGCAGGAAGGCAACCGGATTTATGCAGAGGAGACCATGCCCTCCCTGGAAAGGGTCCAGTCCCTTCTATACGACCTGCGCAGGGAAGCCAAGGCCAATATCATGACCGATGAAATCATGCTCAATGCGGCCCAGAGGACTAAGCTTTCAGTAATTATCCTGGTTTCCGCGGCGGTGGTCATCGGGCTTTTCATGGCCTTTTTCATTTCCAGGGGGATTATCAAGGTGCTGACACGGATTTCCGCCGGCCTTGGGGAAGGGGCCAGCCAGGTGGCATCCGCCGCCGGACAGGTATCCTCATCCAGCCAGGCCATGGCCGAAGGGGCCTCCCAGCAGGCCGCCTCCATTGAGGAGACCTCCTCCTCCATGGAAGAGATGTCCTCCATGACCAAAAAGAATGCGGAAAACGCCACCCATGCCGACGGTCTCATGAAGGAGACCAACGGGGTGGTCGATACCGCCCGGAACACCATGTCAGACCTTACCACCTCCATGGAAGAGATCACCAAGGCCAGCGAGGAAACCTCCAAAATCATCAAAACCATCGACGAAATCGCCTTCCAGACCAACCTGTTGGCCCTGAACGCGGCCGTGGAGGCGGCCCGTGCCGGAGAAGCCGGTGCCGGCTTTGCCGTGGTTGCAGACGAGGTCCGGAACCTGGCCATGCGGGCAGCGGATGCGGCCCGGGATACCTCGGAACTCATTGAGGGTACGGTAAAAAAGGTGGAAAATGGTTCCCAGCTTGTCTCTTCAACCAACGACGCCTTCACCCAGGTGGCTGAAAGCGCGGCCAAGGTCGGTGAACTGGTGGCCGAGATATCAGAAGCCTCCCGGGAACAATCCGAGGGCATCGGCCAGGTGAATACAGCCATCTCAGAGATGGACCGGGTGGTCCAGCAGAATGCCGCCAATGCCGAAGAATCCGCCTCAGCCTCGGAAGAGATGAATGCCCAGGCAGAACAGCTCAGGGATTATGTGGGGGATCTGGTGATGATGGTCACCGGGAAAAGGGAACTGGACGGGAACCGGGGCGGCCGCACCAGGGCCAAAGCCCTCCCCCCCCAGCCTGCGGCCAAATCACGGTCTAAAAAACAGATCGCGACAGCCAAACAGGAAGTCAGGCCCGACCAGGTCATCCCCTTTGATGATGAGGAGGGTGATTTCAAAGATTTCTAA
- a CDS encoding glycine--tRNA ligase, with amino-acid sequence MAKKKKETTLMDKVVSLSKRRGFVYPGSEIYGGLANAWDFGPLGVELLNNLKAAWWKKFVTERTDMVGLDAAILMNPDTWVASGHVGSFSDPLMDCKKCKSRERADKLVEGWQHDNASEEAPANWAGEKTPPQDMLDFIGEKNITCPQCGALDWTLPKAFNLMFKTQQGVVEGEGKDIYLRPETAQGIFVNFKNVQTTSRKKVPFGIAQIGKAFRNEITPGNFVFRTREFEQMEIEFFCKPGTELEHHEYWKNFCMDWYKGLGVNPENLRLRDHDSAELSHYSNATSDIEYRYPFGWGELSGIASRTNYDLSQHMEHSSKDLQYFDEAAKEKYIPFVIEPSLGVQRSALVFLCDAYDEEEVKEGDIRVVLRLHNQLAPVKVAVMPLSKKLSEGAQKVFTELVQELGLNIDFDVQGSIGKRYRRQDEAGTPYCVTFDFDSLEDGAVTVRERDTMDQKRMKIDELAEFFRKEFKY; translated from the coding sequence ATGGCAAAGAAGAAAAAAGAAACCACATTGATGGACAAGGTTGTCTCCCTTTCTAAACGCAGGGGTTTTGTTTACCCGGGATCCGAGATTTACGGCGGGCTGGCCAATGCCTGGGATTTCGGTCCTTTGGGCGTGGAACTTCTAAACAACCTCAAGGCGGCCTGGTGGAAGAAATTCGTCACCGAGCGGACCGATATGGTGGGCCTGGACGCCGCCATCCTCATGAATCCGGATACCTGGGTGGCCTCCGGCCATGTGGGCAGTTTTTCCGATCCCCTCATGGACTGCAAAAAATGCAAGTCCAGGGAACGGGCGGACAAGCTGGTGGAAGGCTGGCAGCATGACAACGCCTCCGAAGAGGCACCTGCCAACTGGGCCGGCGAAAAGACCCCGCCCCAGGACATGCTGGATTTCATCGGCGAAAAGAATATCACCTGTCCCCAGTGCGGTGCCCTGGACTGGACCCTGCCCAAGGCCTTCAACCTTATGTTTAAGACCCAGCAGGGGGTTGTGGAAGGGGAAGGCAAGGATATCTACCTGAGGCCTGAAACCGCCCAGGGGATTTTTGTCAATTTCAAAAATGTCCAGACCACCTCCCGGAAAAAGGTTCCCTTCGGTATTGCCCAGATCGGCAAGGCCTTTAGAAATGAGATTACCCCCGGCAACTTTGTCTTCAGGACCCGTGAGTTCGAGCAGATGGAAATTGAGTTTTTCTGCAAGCCGGGCACGGAACTGGAGCATCACGAATACTGGAAAAATTTCTGCATGGATTGGTATAAAGGGCTGGGGGTCAATCCCGAGAACCTGCGCCTGAGAGACCATGACAGCGCAGAACTTTCCCATTACTCCAATGCCACCTCGGATATTGAATACCGCTATCCCTTCGGTTGGGGGGAATTGAGCGGCATTGCCTCCCGGACCAACTATGATCTTTCCCAGCACATGGAGCATTCCTCCAAGGATCTCCAGTACTTTGACGAGGCGGCCAAGGAAAAATACATTCCCTTTGTCATTGAACCCTCCTTGGGTGTCCAGCGTTCCGCCCTGGTATTTCTCTGTGACGCCTATGACGAAGAAGAGGTCAAAGAAGGCGATATCCGTGTGGTGCTGAGACTTCACAATCAGCTGGCACCTGTCAAGGTTGCGGTAATGCCTCTGTCCAAGAAGCTGAGCGAAGGCGCCCAGAAGGTATTCACCGAATTGGTGCAGGAGCTGGGCCTGAACATTGATTTCGATGTGCAGGGCAGCATCGGCAAGCGTTACCGCCGCCAGGACGAGGCCGGCACCCCCTATTGTGTGACCTTTGACTTTGATTCCCTGGAAGACGGTGCCGTCACCGTGCGGGAGCGGGATACCATGGACCAGAAACGGATGAAAATCGACGAACTGGCCGAATTCTTCAGAAAAGAATTCAAGTACTAA